From the genome of Phlebotomus papatasi isolate M1 chromosome 2, Ppap_2.1, whole genome shotgun sequence:
AGAATAAAGTTATTTATCATTCCCGGAATGTGTATAATATTGAACCCGTTTTGTGGTAccatttacaaaaaattgtatCTACAAAATCGTTGTAAATTcttcaataatttcttttatcttggTAACTTGTGAAAAAGtctaaaatatttacttttataaaaatattgtttttttcttcttcttcatgtACATTTTGGGGATTgtatttctttaagtttttggACTTGCAAATTTgatgaaagataattttttgaaacttctaAAAACTTATCTTTCTCTCCACAACCAATTTTTTCCGTGATTTTGAGGAGACTTAAGAATGATTTAAACagcaaaaatagaaaaaaaacaaaaataaataagaagaaaatgcaGCAAGTTGCAGAAATTAAGAATTTCGCTACTATCCCTTGTTCTACATATGCCAACTACTTCCAGAACTTATTGAAGAGCTCCATGAATGAGTCGTAGATCATAAAGGTGATGGCTACATCGAGACAGACACGACTTAAACGTGGCACGGTGCCTTTGTAGAAGGCCAAGGGACCTTCATTGCGCCAGATTTTCATGAAACAATCCGCTGTATTTTTGTACTTTGCCGCCTCTAGACCTTGCATGCGTGTCTTTACAACGTCAATTGGAGTATTACCATAAACCGATGCAGCACCAGCAAGAGCACCAAAACCACCTACAACTAACTTAGGCACAGGTTTCTGTGGATCCCCATCTTTGTACCAATCCTTCAAACTTTCCATCACATAGAACCTAATGGCCTGATTGGAGCCCTGTTTCATGATCGTAGCCGTTAAACCCTTATACACCCCCGAAATACCCTCTTGACGCACAATAGCCCCAACACCATGGAAGAAACCCTTAAATTTGGGATTGGCACTGCGttgatcattgataaatttcacCTTAATGGTCTCCATAGGGGTAACGGCAAAAATTGCTTCAGCAACACCCGCTCCCAAACCCGCCAATAACTTCCCACTATTCGACAATTGACCCTTATCATTCATCATTTGCCCCTTTAGCTTCTCAAATGCCCCAAAACGAACAGCAGATTTTGGAATTGAACCATACAATAGTACACTGAGACCACGATAGAGACCGAAAAATCCATTAGTTCTCACGGTTTTCTGCACACAATCCCAAATGCCATTGTATTTCTTCAGGGCACCtacaagaaaaatttcaattctaaATGAAGTGGTAAAAGTGTCAAGGATAAGTTATTCAATAACTTATGTGCAATAAGCgatagtgaagtgaaaaaagATACTTActagaaaaagaaagaaaagaaatgatGTGATCTTACTCTGTTAGTTATCGCATTTGAAAACATTTCACCAACATTACAGCAAAGCAACAAAAACACATTTTACAAACAGAAACATACActtatgcaaaaaattaatgctTTTCTTACAtgtattacaaatatttacagAAATACAAATCTTTAAGCCGAAATGATTAAGTGTATGATAAATTAGTAAATGAAATGTTGTAgctttaagctgtctacacattatcaaaaaattctgtaaaaaatgacattaaaaaaagttctttaaaaaaatcgcctccagactagtgaaattttttttaaaaaaactggattttttacagaaatttgtatagtgtgtaggcgattttgtaaaaaaacgacccatttttttaaaaaatcaaggttttttctttaaaaaaattcttttaaaaaaatgcctctacacactgggaaaattttttacaaaacagttttttaaagaattttttaaaaaatcacagcaactcgagacatttttcatgaaaatttgtcatttgagtggtggaaaaagtgtgaaaagtgtttgttggaattccctgggatagttgttagtgaatgttcgtggaaaattttccaaaattgcgaaagtgcagtgtttttctacagaagttgttcccagtggaatcaaagccagctttggaggaacactttcgctgatttttcttttgacgttgccgaaagttgtgatgtctgtgtattcttgaagatTGTTATGGTACAGTAACCTCGTGCaccaaattaaaacatgaatggaaagaaggaaattgaagaattttggaacatgaacctggtaaatcaatcaagacaatagacctattcagagccactgaggagatcctagtacatacaagagtcatccgtagttaccacagcccatcacttgaagccccagaaccacctcccattattcctccttttcaaccacgatggaaatgttcccatccggaagcacaaggatgagatggctacaaacttttgcttcctccatgggactcctgcttggacagtagtggatagagggagaaggatttaatgtacaccggataaccaataaaagatttcggattggaaaccaagatatgagaatttatttttcataaaatttatcataattatcaccagtgtccggaatcaaatcagtgtcatccagtatccggaatcaaatttgtagagttgcactggatcaatttttgcaggaattttggtgaagcactttctaattattcctcaaagtccttcccctcatccactatcatgctcttccaattgtagtcctgaattttttgcaggaatagctttgcaataaaatcagcgagttttttttttagcatattcataGTACTTACGTCAATGTTCTTGGTTACAAATACTCCTGTTCATCCAAACGTATCCATAAGTTTTCCTGAAGTCCTGAAGCTTTTCCAGAAAGAGCTGCTGATCAATGGAATCTAGGATCTTTCGAGCTGCACACCTTCCTCTCCACTCTACCCATTGTTCCTGGTAACAAATTTGTCCTTCCGAGTAATTTCTGCGGTTCTTCTGATGAGCATGTCTTGGTTTCCAGAttatcgcaaagaaaaacaatttctgtacataaataactgcgatagtcacacaaaatttttagggaaaaacaacattttgaggttatgttcacacactccggaatattaattccactgggaacaacttctgtagaaaaacactgcacttttgcaattttggaaaattttccacgaacattcactaacaactatcccagggaattccaacaaacacttttcacactttttccaccactcaaatgacaaattttcatgaaaaataatcccaagcgaaatgctgagagtaatctgtcagaaattttttacaaaaattaagtctagtgtggaggcatttttttttaaaaatttttttaaaaaacagtttttttttaaaaattttttaaaaaattttttaaagaatttttttaaaaaatgctcataatgtgtagacagctttagtgcccatcgccgtcttagcttcAACaacgtagggtaaattaagctaattcaaaacctgctccaaatggaaatttttcgctgctccgaatggaaacgtcactgttttaaagataaatacagtactaaattgctatatttatatattttctataccacagtttcattatttagttaatgatgctccaaataaagcgaaaatcctttcatattcacaaattttaatttgttaatttctcagaaaaattaaaagtgtacattttcaccattgattttttcatagatcgaccatgttttccaatgaaaaacccaatgaggtgactgttgtttattcgttttgtttaattctttccggaccacaacatatccagcgaacgaatttcagtaaaactcactttattgtaactcttagtggtcaaatatgatacttttacagagttaactctttcgtctcctttgggactctgggtacccatggaaacaacaatttttttagactatctagaatcgataaaaatccgattcttctggataagtacaaactataaggatgtccaaatctaggatattttttgcaagatcctaattaactcctgagcttagatatttttggtcaaaaatcgtgaattttcgattttctgcttccttggagatattgtgacttttttgatatttctaagccagaataaggaaaaacatcacggggccaataagtatgataactaacaattatagattgcataaattcgaaatacaatattttcttaaattttcaaaaaacttattcaaactttatgggtactctcgtccccaaaaatctagaggtcagatgtaaggttatcccgccaatgcccgccatttgctttttgacaccaaccttgtacagtagactttctcaaattcgggcatataggaccgaaatgtcagccgaattagacagaaattcgggcgacatgttcattatagatattgagtttacacactgatatatatcgtaaattgcatgaaaatccctcaataatgcaaaatcacatcaaaactaagacaaaccatgccaaatttgagcatatttgattcatttgataatcataatcaaacttgaaaaattacaacaaacttttttcaaatgtccgctgcccgaattaaaaagtagcccgatcttaaaagagccgaatttgcgagagtctactgtaagaaaattccaagctggagcgacatttttgccaatatggccgataattttgacatctgtagcgcgggagattgctttcagggaagtttttcctattctttctgattttggtgaattctgattgtccaggaagtgtcttttatgcttttgagaaagtttaatgtgtctacaatgacattgtgttgaaagaaatgtattttaaagtgttatgtgtaaaatattatgaggaatctgtttacaagcaggagctgggtgtctgttttagcacttcctggacatcttACAAGATACTGGTGaataattcaccttgttttagttatcaacatcgtacaggagtcctttgacacgcacaaatagtttacaaaatcgataatattggctttgggaaaattgaagtttgtgtCCTTTCCGTTCTTTTGGAGACGAGAGTAcacatgagttttccaatttcccagaggagaaaaaaattctttctctataaaagtatcatatttgaccactaagacttacaataaagtgagttttactgaaattcgttcgctggatatgttgtggtccggaaagagttaaatgtaTTAACATGAATTGACCTAAGAGGACCTCTAAAAGAAGTATCCCCATTAGATTTTTGACATAAAATAGCCAAAATCTATCCGTGAAAACCTTTTCATCCGAACTTTGCTCGGAGAAAAATATTGACTAGTGGGTTTTTCACGCGAGAAGTTCACGGACGCTTAGATTCGCTTTCTGTGAAACTTTCGTGAAGCCTTCACAGAAACTGTCAAATTAAATTCTCACAGCATCTTAGAATTCATACTCTGGCGGTGAATTCTAAGATTTGGTGATACTCTCACCACACCAGTGGGAAAAGCAAAATGAAGATATCACGGCAGATTTTTCATAACTGCTAGAATTGCGATTCCCAGATTGTGAGTGAAAATTGACTGACAGCATTCATGGAGAGCTTTTACTAGAATTCCAAAACTAAAATTCTCCAGAGGATTTCCACCTTTTTTAGATGGCTTGCGGGCCATTTTGTTCCACCTCTACGTACTTTTGATGAGGGTTTCACAACTCAGAATGTTTTAGAAATTGGTCCCGGGTTCGATTCTGgcgtttattaatttttataatttaattaatttaatttttattaagccTTAATGAATCGCTGGGAagattgcgttttttttttaaatttcgaacaAAACACGCTCCGATCAGGATGTAACCGAAGACCTCTGCGTCACAGAGCCACgtctttgatattttttaaggaaCTTCTAACAAGTTATATCACTCTTAATCCTTTCttcttaattcatttttaatctaAAGAtagcaaaaatgtttttctgaCCCCTAATTTTTAATCTCTCGTTCTTGAAGGGTTGCAACAGGATTATTTTGCTGCACAGTGATAATTAGTTAAAGAAATATAGGGCTTATAAAAActgattaaaagaattttttttctaatttcagtATTTCCATaccaaaatttgataaaaaattttatttttgtaatatcTCTTTACcactattatttatttactattATTTGTTTTATCATATTTATTAAGATTGCTATTACGCACAGGTGATCTTACTATTTATATAGATCTCCCTTTTACAGTCCTCTAATCCGAAATTTTtcataaggttttttttttaaatcttagagccaaaaaaaattattttcgacaTTTCAAAGTCAAACATCTTGAAATTACTTGATGGTATGAGTGGCATATACGGTCTATGatccagggtttctgccgtttgcCTGGTGAGCCCAGTAATGATAAGACGGCAACAGATGCAACCAAGTCACAGATTGAAAATACAGTAACTATCTatctatttacaaaatattttcgatttCGATGACATTAATAATAAAATCCCAGCAAATGGTGTTGATTGCAAAATCTTTCTAACCTTGAGTTGGAAATCTCTTACAAAAGTTTATCAATTGATCACATCTCGAGTAGCACAAGACAAGATGGTACTCGAATTATCCCCATTATCTCCTATTTGGTAAGCTTGGTAAGTATAGTTAATTATTCTACCTACagcttatttaaaaattagacaTTGCATTATTAGGTTCTTATTacgtacttaataagtactagATATGTTAGCCGGAATTTCTGGTCGTTTTAAACTGATTATGTTTTGGTGACCTATAAAATTATTCTCAATTGTGCGACggttaatttatttttggtttAATTCCACCATTTCAagggattaattttttttcattttattaataatatataatttgATTTGAACCCAAgtgtgaataataaataaatgttcATAGTTAATACACAAAGCaaccgaaaaaaaaaacaaaaaactgtagaTAAAGCAAATTTAAGCAGTCTAAGCACCAATCCATGCAACTAAGTAGGCATTGAAATCATTCgattaaaaactaaatttgaagTGCGAGACAAAATGCAACATATAAACATGGCTTGCTGTGTCATTAGTCACTAGGAGAAAAAAATAAGCCAATTCGTTACACAATTTTTCCTtgggaatatgggaaaaatcaggGTTACACAATCATAGACAGCGATAAGCGTGAATAGACCAAAATAAATCTGTCGATCAGTTACATAAAAAGCACTAAAAAGCAGAATTTTCACTCACCCTTCTCGTCCAGTTGCAGTTGTGTCTTCACATATTCGGTGGGGAATGTGATACAAATCTCAATGCCACCTGTAATACCTCCAGCTACGATGCCCTTAACACTGGTTCCGCCGGCTCCTCCTGCAGCTGCTGCAGCACCATTTTGGTCCATCCATGGTCGATAGAATGGATTTCCTGAGTTTCGCTTTGTAGCTAAGTTGTACATTTTGCCGAACTAAAtagataaattgaataaaaattaacattaaaattaaaagtgaatataGAATAAAGAAATTATATATATTAGGTCATCTATGTAAATTCTCTATTTCTATTATCTATTTACAtacagaaaaattgtttttacatgaaagacatttatttttatctcaATAGAAATATTTGTCTTGGAGTATCGTCTGATAAATAAATTCGACGCTTCAGGTTGAGTTTATTCAAGTGATTTCAACGGCTATGTTTACATACGGCTAACTTCGAATAGTTTAAGACGTAAAAGACTAT
Proteins encoded in this window:
- the LOC129803390 gene encoding putative tricarboxylate transport protein, mitochondrial, which codes for MYNLATKRNSGNPFYRPWMDQNGAAAAAGGAGGTSVKGIVAGGITGGIEICITFPTEYVKTQLQLDEKGALKKYNGIWDCVQKTVRTNGFFGLYRGLSVLLYGSIPKSAVRFGAFEKLKGQMMNDKGQLSNSGKLLAGLGAGVAEAIFAVTPMETIKVKFINDQRSANPKFKGFFHGVGAIVRQEGISGVYKGLTATIMKQGSNQAIRFYVMESLKDWYKDGDPQKPVPKLVVGGFGALAGAASVYGNTPIDVVKTRMQGLEAAKYKNTADCFMKIWRNEGPLAFYKGTVPRLSRVCLDVAITFMIYDSFMELFNKFWK